CCGCCAGCAGGGTATGGCTCAGGCAGCCGAACGCGCATCCCAGCCCGAATGCGACGCCCCGCCTGCGCCCCTTCGCCATGCCCATGCCGAGCACCATCAGGTTGTCGGGGCCCGGCGACATCGTCAGCACGACGGCCGCCAGCAGGAAAGGGAAGAATTGTTCGGGTGTCAGCATCGGCAACTCGCGTCTGGGGAAACGCGAGTATATGCCATGGCCGGCGCCGCAGATGCCGGCCCGATGGCAGAGCGGGTCATGGGGTCTCTCCCGATTGCCTCACCGCCGCCGGCAAGCCCGGGCCGGCGTCACGACGGCAGCCTCAGGGCGCGGCCGAGAACGACTCATGCGATGGGAACTTCGCCATCATCCACTCGGTGCGCAGCTGCAGCGTGGCGACGATGTCGGCCGGCAGCGTGGCGATGATTTCGGGATCGTCGCTCGGCGTGTCGGCCAGCAGGCTGGCCAGGTGGATCACGCCGGCCAGCTGGCAGAACGGCTTGGCGGCCATCGGTTCGGACGAGCATTCCAGCGCGCGCACGATGCGGGGCGGGAAATTCCAGCGGCGGCCCAGCTCGGCCGTGATCTGGCCTTCGGAAAAGCCGAGCAGGCGCTGCTCGCGTTCCCAGCGGCCGCCCGGCAGATGCGGCTGCTCTTCGATTTCCGCGAACTGGGCGGGGGCCACCTGGTAGATCAGCAGCTCGCCCAGCCGCAGCATCATGCCGGCCAGCCAGGCTTCGCCGCCGTCGGCGCCCAGGCCCGTTGCCAGCCATTTCGAATAGCCGGCGCAGGCCATGCTGCTTTTCCAGAATTCCCCGGAGTCCAGGCCCGGCAATTCCGGGAACGATTCGGCGAAGCAGGTGGCCAGCGCCAGCGTGCGGATGTGCGACATGCCGGCCAGGGCCACGGCATCGTCCAGCGAGCTCACGCCGCGGGAGAAACCGAAGCGGGCGCTGTTCGCCAGGCGCATCAGCTTGGCCGTGAGCGCCGGATCGCGGGCGATGATGGCGGCGATGCTTTTCGACGAGGCATCCTCGTTGTCGAGCGTGGCGATCAGGGCGTGCGCCACTTCGGGGATGGTCGGCAGTTTTACGTCGGCGAAGAACTGGGTCAGGCTGGGCATGGATGTCTCTCGGGTGGCACGGCGCTGTATCGCCGCTGGTCGTGCCAGTGTAATCGCGGAGTTCGACGGAATCGTCAAAAAATTGCTTAAGATCAACGCTCAGTGTTGCGGAAACGCAAGCGCAGTTCAGTCGTAGTGTGCGCCGGTGGAAGGCGGGGACCATGCCGGCACCGGCGGCAACGGTGCCTCGGCCACCATCACGCAATCGCGGCCCGCGGCCTTCGCCGCATACAGGACGCCATCGGCACGCTTGATCACCGCGCCGATGTCTTCGTTTTCTCCCCGCGCGGCAATGCCGAACGACGCGGTCACATTCAGCCCCGCCGGCCAGGCGCACTGGCGCAACGCGGCGCGCAGCTTTTCGGCGAGCTGCCGGCCCTGCTCGGCGCCGGTGGCCGGGCACACGATCAGGAATTCCTCGCCGCCCCAGCGCACCAGCCTGTCGTTGGCGCGGATCCCGCCATGGATCGCGGCGGCAAAGTCGCGCAGCACCGCGTCGCCCACATCGTGCCCGTGCCGGTCGTTGATGCGCTTGAAGTGGTCGATATCGGCGAACAGCACCGCCATCGGCCGTGCCAGCAGCGCCGGGCTGTTCATCAGCGCGGCGCGCAGTCCCTGCCGGTTCAGCGCGCCTGTCAGGGGATCGGTGTTCGCCTGCTCGGCGAGTTCGCGCGTTTCGAGCTGCAGGGCCGCGTTGATCTCGCCGAGCAGCGCCAGGCGCCGGCTGCTGTGATCGAGTTCGCGGTGCAGCCGCAACGAGGCCAGCAGCGGCCAGCTGACCGCGCACACGATCCAGGCCGCCATCAGGCCCATGTACAGCTCGCCACTGGTGATCCATTTGCCATGCAACCGCAGCGAGCGCAGTTCGATCACATGATCGCCTCCGGCACTGGCGGCGCCCGTGAGCAGCTCGATGCGGGTGACGTTATCGATCCGCATGTCGGTCGCCTCGAGCGGCACTTTCATGTAATCGATCCACCACGTCGCCGTATGCAACACGTTCAGGGGAACGCGGATCGCCCCGTCGTGCGGCACTTCGAACTCCAGCTCGTTGATCTTCTGCGACATGGGATTGTCCAGGGTCGATGTGCCGGGTTCGAAATTGAGCACCATCAGGCGCAGCGCATGCCGCCCCGGTCCGCGGTAGGCCACGTCGAACGTGACGGCGTCGAATTCCGACAGGTCGATACCCGCCTGCGTGTCGGAAATGACGAACTGGTACTTGCACGCCGGCCAGTCGATCGTGCGCGCCAGCCGGCAGCGCATGGTCAGCGCCCGCCCGTCGTGCGCGAGCGCGACGCGGCTGGTGCCGCCCATCCAG
Above is a window of Pseudoduganella dura DNA encoding:
- a CDS encoding GGDEF domain-containing protein; amino-acid sequence: MDPSRAYRLMHRVIAALAAITIGLLLWHHFGMERVIDLTTRADVRRSAMDDRWMGGTSRVALAHDGRALTMRCRLARTIDWPACKYQFVISDTQAGIDLSEFDAVTFDVAYRGPGRHALRLMVLNFEPGTSTLDNPMSQKINELEFEVPHDGAIRVPLNVLHTATWWIDYMKVPLEATDMRIDNVTRIELLTGAASAGGDHVIELRSLRLHGKWITSGELYMGLMAAWIVCAVSWPLLASLRLHRELDHSSRRLALLGEINAALQLETRELAEQANTDPLTGALNRQGLRAALMNSPALLARPMAVLFADIDHFKRINDRHGHDVGDAVLRDFAAAIHGGIRANDRLVRWGGEEFLIVCPATGAEQGRQLAEKLRAALRQCAWPAGLNVTASFGIAARGENEDIGAVIKRADGVLYAAKAAGRDCVMVAEAPLPPVPAWSPPSTGAHYD
- a CDS encoding HDOD domain-containing protein, whose protein sequence is MPSLTQFFADVKLPTIPEVAHALIATLDNEDASSKSIAAIIARDPALTAKLMRLANSARFGFSRGVSSLDDAVALAGMSHIRTLALATCFAESFPELPGLDSGEFWKSSMACAGYSKWLATGLGADGGEAWLAGMMLRLGELLIYQVAPAQFAEIEEQPHLPGGRWEREQRLLGFSEGQITAELGRRWNFPPRIVRALECSSEPMAAKPFCQLAGVIHLASLLADTPSDDPEIIATLPADIVATLQLRTEWMMAKFPSHESFSAAP